A stretch of Desulfurivibrio alkaliphilus AHT 2 DNA encodes these proteins:
- a CDS encoding transposase encodes MNVHQLIRQKQLASRRQDKISQRKHLNFDALITTIREDFGKIADHRAANASISLVDALTSGFAMFSLKHPSLLAFEDEWREDPTCLHGVYKVNDIPSDSQMRTICDEVDPRHLRRPFRSIFRQLQRGKVLEKMTWLDGHYLLALDGTGIYSSEKVSSPYCLKKRKRNGQVEYYQQMLGAAIVHPEQREVIPLCPEMIVQQDGSKKQDCERKAARRFLTEFRREHPHLKCVVIEDGLSSNAPHIQDLHRDGHHFILGAKPGDHGHLFDQMDEALKAGRAVELSRADEQQPDILHTYRFVNDLALNKSNPEVRVNLLEYWQLDGKGKVIRFSWVTDLEITTANVYQIMRAGRARWRIENETFNTLKNQGYNLEHNYGLGQKHLSAVFVHLTVLAFLVDQVQQLCCPLFREALVFRKRKRRLWSGIRNRFELLDCPSMEAILLHIVGRGKPLPQLE; translated from the coding sequence ATGAATGTCCACCAACTCATTCGCCAAAAGCAACTCGCCAGCCGTCGTCAAGATAAAATCAGCCAGCGCAAGCACTTGAACTTCGACGCCCTCATCACCACTATTCGGGAGGATTTCGGCAAGATCGCCGACCACCGGGCCGCCAACGCCAGTATCTCCCTGGTGGACGCGCTGACCAGCGGCTTTGCCATGTTCTCCCTCAAGCATCCCTCCCTGCTGGCCTTCGAGGATGAGTGGCGGGAAGACCCCACCTGCCTGCACGGAGTGTACAAAGTAAACGATATACCCAGCGACAGCCAGATGCGAACCATCTGCGATGAGGTTGACCCCCGACACCTGCGGCGGCCGTTCCGCAGCATCTTCCGCCAGCTTCAACGAGGCAAGGTGCTGGAGAAGATGACTTGGTTGGACGGCCACTATCTGCTGGCCCTGGACGGCACCGGCATCTACTCCTCGGAGAAGGTCAGTTCGCCATACTGCCTCAAGAAGCGCAAGCGCAACGGGCAGGTGGAATACTACCAGCAGATGCTGGGGGCGGCCATTGTTCATCCCGAGCAGCGGGAAGTGATTCCGCTTTGTCCGGAGATGATCGTCCAGCAGGACGGCAGCAAGAAGCAGGACTGCGAGCGCAAGGCCGCCCGGCGCTTTCTGACCGAGTTCCGACGGGAGCATCCCCATCTAAAATGCGTGGTCATCGAAGACGGCCTTAGCTCCAACGCGCCTCATATTCAGGATCTGCACCGGGATGGTCACCACTTCATCCTGGGGGCCAAGCCGGGAGATCATGGTCATCTCTTCGACCAGATGGATGAGGCGCTCAAGGCCGGCCGGGCGGTGGAGTTATCCCGGGCCGACGAGCAGCAGCCGGATATTCTCCACACCTACCGTTTCGTTAACGATCTGGCGCTCAACAAGTCTAATCCGGAGGTTCGGGTAAACCTGCTGGAGTACTGGCAGCTTGACGGCAAGGGCAAGGTCATCCGCTTCAGTTGGGTCACCGACCTGGAAATCACCACCGCCAACGTCTACCAGATCATGCGGGCCGGCCGGGCCAGGTGGCGGATTGAAAACGAAACCTTCAACACCCTCAAAAATCAGGGCTACAACCTGGAGCACAACTACGGCCTGGGGCAAAAGCACCTTTCCGCCGTCTTCGTTCACCTCACGGTACTGGCCTTTCTGGTGGACCAGGTTCAGCAGCTCTGTTGTCCGCTGTTCAGGGAGGCGCTGGTTTTCCGTAAACGTAAACGGCGACTCTGGTCGGGGATCAGAAACCGTTTTGAACTGCTGGATTGCCCGTCCATGGAGGCGATCCTGCTCCACATCGTCGGCCGGGGCAAACCCCTGCCGCAGTTGGAATGA
- the treY gene encoding malto-oligosyltrehalose synthase — protein sequence MSSRSRRFPLSTYRLQFHRDFTFADAAALVPYLHRLGVSHCYASPLLKARPGSSHGYDIVDHGQLNPDLGERADFEHLVECLHRHGMGLIVDIVPNHMGVGGADNAWWRDVLENGPAAEYAEFFDIDWRPAHETLRGKILLPLLGEPYGEVLDKGEIKLVFEPTAGAFHFAYYEHHLPLDPVTYPEVAAPKLADLHRQLPPDDPGLAELENLLAALTHLPGRESREAEQCQERRRDKEITKQRLSDLCRRDARIATFWRQCLDFFNLPGDQGPEAAARRGERLHQLLELQAYRLAHWVVAGDEINYRRFFDINSLAGLQAEREEVFAATHGLLLQLVAAGQIDGLRVDHPDGLSDPAGYFSRLQAAVAAGRGGASDDDDSRDTGDRAESIYLVVEKILAAHEYLPEEWQVHGTTGYDFANQVNGLLVKPDHEAALTGIYHRFIGRRQDFDDLLYRCKKKIITGQLASELTVLARLLKDIAESDRHTRDYTLNGLREALIEVVAAFPVYRTYIVPTAPVASIGAARHSYKVSPEDRRQVEWALAQAGKRSGTRDGGLYDFIRALLLDSEPPPPGWQPDQPADRLRARFIRKFQQYTAPVMAKALEDTAFYVANRLVSLNEVGGDPRRFYLTPAAFHHAAQERLRRWPLAMLATSTHDSKRSEDVRARINVLSEVPALWRRHLKRWRRLNRSRKSRVNSLLAPTPNDEYLLYQTLLGSWPLHGAEPNGPNTDFWAAYRRRIQQYMGKAIREAKERTSWLHPDQEYEAAVDRFVEAILSPAGTASPGEAAAGGDLAGANPFLADFIPLANKLAPYGLLNALAQLLLKLTSPGVPDIYQGTETWDFSLVDPDNRRPVDYHHRRRLLAALPPPDQPLPPALLRELADSIEDGRLKLLLTSRLLHFRRQNQELLRRGSYLPLTASGERGEYLCAFVRQWQGQGMLVATGRWFATLATTDTTPAMPDSDPGPLWSQLNPQLWRNTRLLLPANTTADWQDLLTGTRLPIMQEPDGNYLTCSDLFANLPMAVLHYRAADHSKQ from the coding sequence ATGTCTTCCCGTTCCCGCCGCTTTCCGTTGTCCACCTACCGCTTGCAGTTCCACCGGGATTTTACCTTTGCCGATGCCGCCGCGCTGGTGCCTTACCTCCACCGCCTGGGGGTCAGCCACTGCTACGCCTCACCCTTGCTCAAGGCCCGTCCCGGCAGCAGCCATGGTTACGATATCGTCGATCATGGGCAGCTTAATCCCGACCTGGGCGAGCGGGCGGATTTCGAGCACCTGGTGGAATGCCTGCATCGGCACGGCATGGGGCTGATCGTCGATATCGTCCCCAACCACATGGGGGTTGGCGGCGCCGACAACGCCTGGTGGCGCGATGTGCTGGAAAACGGCCCGGCCGCCGAATATGCCGAGTTCTTTGATATCGACTGGCGTCCGGCCCACGAAACCCTGCGGGGCAAGATCCTGCTGCCCCTGCTGGGTGAACCGTACGGCGAAGTGCTGGACAAAGGCGAGATCAAGCTGGTTTTCGAGCCGACCGCCGGCGCTTTTCACTTTGCCTACTACGAACACCACCTGCCCCTGGACCCGGTCACCTACCCGGAGGTGGCGGCCCCTAAGCTTGCAGACCTGCATCGACAACTGCCTCCCGATGACCCGGGCCTGGCGGAACTGGAAAACCTGCTGGCCGCCCTGACCCACTTGCCGGGGCGGGAAAGCCGGGAGGCGGAGCAGTGCCAGGAACGGCGGCGGGATAAAGAGATTACCAAGCAACGGTTAAGCGACCTTTGCCGCCGTGATGCCCGAATCGCAACTTTCTGGCGCCAATGCCTGGATTTCTTCAACCTGCCGGGCGACCAGGGGCCGGAGGCGGCGGCCCGGCGGGGTGAACGGCTGCACCAGTTACTGGAGTTACAGGCCTACCGCCTGGCCCATTGGGTGGTGGCCGGCGACGAGATTAATTACCGCCGTTTTTTCGATATCAACTCCCTGGCCGGCCTGCAAGCCGAGCGGGAAGAGGTTTTTGCCGCCACCCATGGTCTGTTGCTGCAACTGGTGGCGGCCGGGCAAATCGACGGCCTGCGGGTGGATCATCCCGACGGGCTCAGCGATCCGGCGGGGTATTTCAGCCGGCTGCAGGCGGCGGTGGCGGCCGGCCGCGGCGGTGCAAGCGACGATGACGATTCCCGCGATACCGGCGACCGGGCCGAGAGCATTTATCTGGTGGTGGAAAAAATCCTCGCCGCTCATGAATACCTGCCCGAGGAGTGGCAGGTGCACGGCACCACCGGCTACGATTTTGCCAACCAGGTAAACGGCTTGCTGGTCAAGCCCGACCACGAGGCGGCCCTGACCGGCATCTACCACCGTTTCATCGGCCGGCGGCAGGATTTCGACGACCTGCTCTACCGGTGCAAAAAGAAGATCATCACCGGCCAGTTGGCCAGCGAACTAACGGTGCTGGCCCGGCTGCTCAAGGATATCGCCGAAAGCGACCGCCACACCAGGGATTACACCTTAAACGGCCTGCGGGAAGCGCTGATCGAAGTGGTGGCCGCCTTTCCGGTTTACCGCACCTATATTGTACCCACTGCACCCGTTGCATCCATAGGCGCGGCGCGACACTCTTACAAGGTCAGCCCGGAAGACCGGCGCCAGGTGGAGTGGGCCCTGGCCCAAGCCGGCAAACGCAGCGGCACAAGGGACGGCGGCCTGTATGACTTTATCCGTGCCTTGCTGCTGGACAGCGAACCGCCGCCGCCCGGTTGGCAGCCGGACCAGCCGGCGGACCGCTTGCGAGCCCGTTTTATTCGTAAATTTCAGCAGTACACCGCCCCGGTGATGGCCAAGGCGCTGGAAGACACCGCCTTTTATGTGGCCAATCGCCTGGTCTCTTTGAACGAGGTGGGGGGCGATCCCCGCCGCTTTTACCTCACCCCGGCGGCCTTTCACCACGCCGCCCAGGAGCGGCTGCGGCGCTGGCCCCTGGCCATGCTGGCCACATCCACCCACGACAGTAAGCGCAGCGAGGATGTCCGGGCCCGGATCAACGTGCTCAGCGAGGTGCCGGCATTGTGGCGGCGGCACCTTAAACGCTGGCGGCGGCTGAACCGCTCCCGCAAAAGCCGGGTCAACTCCCTGCTGGCGCCCACCCCCAACGATGAATATTTATTGTACCAGACCCTGCTGGGTTCCTGGCCACTGCACGGGGCCGAGCCAAATGGGCCGAATACCGATTTCTGGGCCGCCTACCGCCGTCGTATTCAGCAATACATGGGCAAAGCCATCCGCGAAGCCAAGGAGCGTACTTCCTGGTTGCACCCGGACCAGGAATACGAGGCGGCCGTCGACCGCTTTGTGGAAGCCATCTTAAGCCCCGCCGGGACGGCCAGCCCGGGGGAAGCCGCCGCCGGTGGCGACCTGGCTGGCGCCAACCCGTTTTTGGCCGACTTTATCCCCCTGGCGAATAAGCTGGCCCCTTATGGTCTGCTCAACGCTTTAGCGCAGTTGTTGCTCAAGCTGACCAGCCCCGGCGTGCCCGACATCTACCAGGGAACCGAAACCTGGGATTTTTCCCTGGTCGACCCGGACAACCGCCGACCGGTGGACTACCACCACCGCCGCCGGCTGCTGGCGGCACTGCCGCCCCCCGATCAACCGCTGCCCCCGGCGCTGCTAAGAGAACTGGCGGACAGTATCGAAGACGGCAGGCTGAAACTGCTGCTGACCAGTCGCTTGCTGCATTTTCGGCGGCAAAACCAGGAACTTTTGCGCCGGGGAAGTTATCTGCCCCTTACGGCTTCCGGGGAGCGTGGTGAATATCTCTGCGCCTTTGTCCGCCAGTGGCAAGGGCAGGGGATGCTGGTGGCCACCGGTCGCTGGTTTGCCACCCTGGCGACGACCGACACCACGCCGGCAATGCCCGACAGCGATCCCGGCCCACTCTGGTCGCAGCTTAACCCCCAGCTTTGGCGCAACACCCGCCTGCTGCTGCCGGCCAACACCACCGCCGACTGGCAAGATCTGCTGACCGGCACCCGGCTGCCGATTATGCAGGAACCGGATGGGAATTACTTGACCTGCAGCGATCTTTTTGCCAACCTGCCCATGGCGGTGCTGCATTATCGAGCCGCCGACCATAGCAAACAATAG
- a CDS encoding NAD(P)/FAD-dependent oxidoreductase: protein MSLNRGKKLVLVGGGHAHMQTLAAIGNFVRRGHSVTVVAPSPYHYYSGMGPGMLGGSYQPEEIRFATRQQVERLGGTFVLNRVTRIDAAAGEVELADGQRIAYDVLSCNAGSQVPTSLPVSFTEGAAVPVFTVKPIEKLWEARRQLQALAAAGSPKVAVIGGGPSAVEIAGNTWRLLREAGHQRPCIRIFAGRKLMGKASEEVRRRVNASLARRHIEVVEPGRVQEIRDGRVVLEGRNNNCKADFIFLAQGIRTATIFADSGLPVGPDGGLLVNEYLQCPGQPQIFGGGDCIHFEPQPLDKVGVYAVRQNPVLRHNLLAALEGDELRTFAPGGDYLLIYNLGDGTGVLQKRWLIFGGRLAFRLKDYIDRRFMRRFQQTA from the coding sequence ATGTCGCTTAACAGGGGGAAAAAACTGGTGCTGGTGGGCGGCGGCCATGCCCACATGCAAACCCTGGCCGCCATCGGCAACTTCGTCCGCCGGGGGCATTCGGTAACCGTGGTGGCTCCATCGCCCTATCATTATTACTCGGGAATGGGGCCGGGGATGCTGGGGGGCAGCTACCAACCGGAGGAGATTCGCTTCGCCACCCGGCAGCAGGTGGAAAGGCTGGGCGGTACCTTTGTGCTGAACCGGGTTACGCGCATTGACGCGGCGGCGGGCGAGGTGGAACTGGCCGACGGCCAACGCATCGCCTACGATGTGCTCTCCTGCAACGCCGGCAGCCAGGTGCCGACCAGTTTGCCCGTAAGCTTCACCGAGGGCGCGGCGGTGCCGGTTTTCACCGTTAAACCCATCGAGAAGCTGTGGGAGGCCCGTCGCCAGTTGCAGGCCCTGGCCGCCGCAGGCTCCCCCAAGGTGGCGGTGATCGGCGGCGGCCCCTCGGCGGTGGAAATTGCCGGCAATACCTGGCGCCTGCTGCGGGAGGCAGGTCACCAGCGCCCCTGTATCCGCATCTTTGCCGGCCGGAAGCTGATGGGAAAGGCCTCTGAAGAGGTGCGCCGCCGGGTGAATGCCTCGTTGGCCCGGCGGCATATCGAGGTGGTGGAACCGGGCCGGGTGCAGGAAATCCGCGACGGCAGGGTGGTGCTGGAAGGAAGGAACAACAACTGCAAGGCGGATTTCATTTTCCTCGCCCAGGGAATCAGGACCGCCACCATCTTCGCCGACTCCGGCCTGCCGGTGGGGCCCGACGGCGGCCTGCTGGTCAACGAATACCTGCAGTGCCCGGGGCAGCCGCAAATTTTCGGCGGCGGCGATTGCATTCACTTTGAACCCCAACCGCTGGACAAGGTCGGAGTCTACGCGGTGCGGCAAAACCCGGTGCTGCGCCACAACCTGCTGGCGGCCCTGGAAGGCGATGAGCTGCGAACCTTCGCCCCGGGCGGCGACTACCTGCTGATCTACAACCTGGGCGACGGCACCGGGGTACTCCAAAAACGCTGGCTGATCTTCGGCGGCCGCCTGGCGTTCCGCCTCAAAGACTACATCGACCGCCGCTTCATGCGCCGCTTTCAACAGACTGCCTGA
- a CDS encoding rhodanese-like domain-containing protein: MNWKRLFSRTPSLSPAEARQYIEKHPAADFQLLDVRQPKEYEAEHLPGAKLIPIKELPDRQAELDPDRPVLVYCAVGGRSRAAAQYLNGQGFKEVYNMAGGIKAWQGGKAAGPLDAGLELLPATAEYDEAAALAYAMEDGLQRFYLKLAAGSEEAELATTYRHLAGLEDFHKKRLAREYREQTGQTLAPAEADEQGEQGELMESGQAPSVFEAATPAEIMEQAMGLEFQAQDLYLRLAEQSRVAASREFFLAMAAEEKEHLAFLAKELEGLKE; this comes from the coding sequence ATGAACTGGAAAAGACTGTTTTCCCGCACCCCGTCCCTTAGCCCGGCCGAAGCACGCCAGTATATAGAAAAACACCCGGCGGCGGATTTTCAATTACTTGATGTCCGCCAGCCCAAAGAGTACGAAGCCGAACATTTGCCGGGGGCAAAACTGATCCCGATCAAGGAATTGCCGGACCGGCAGGCCGAGCTGGACCCTGACCGCCCGGTGCTGGTTTATTGCGCCGTAGGTGGCCGCAGCCGGGCGGCGGCCCAGTATTTGAACGGCCAGGGGTTTAAAGAAGTTTACAATATGGCCGGCGGGATCAAGGCCTGGCAAGGGGGCAAGGCCGCCGGACCCCTCGATGCCGGCCTGGAACTGCTGCCGGCGACGGCGGAGTACGACGAAGCCGCCGCCCTGGCCTATGCCATGGAAGACGGCCTGCAGCGGTTTTACCTTAAACTGGCGGCCGGCAGTGAAGAGGCCGAACTGGCAACAACCTACCGGCACCTAGCGGGCCTGGAAGACTTCCACAAAAAACGGCTGGCCCGGGAGTACCGCGAGCAAACCGGCCAAACCCTGGCGCCGGCCGAAGCCGACGAACAGGGCGAACAGGGTGAATTGATGGAAAGCGGCCAAGCCCCATCGGTGTTCGAGGCCGCCACCCCGGCAGAGATTATGGAGCAGGCCATGGGGCTTGAGTTTCAGGCCCAGGATCTTTACCTGCGACTGGCCGAGCAAAGCAGGGTTGCCGCCAGCCGGGAGTTTTTTCTGGCCATGGCGGCCGAGGAAAAAGAGCATCTGGCCTTTCTGGCCAAAGAGCTGGAAGGTTTAAAGGAATAA